The genomic segment tttaaattctaataatattaaataatttataaattaatatcacaaaatttcaattatataaTTGAGACATTAATTATCTTTCATATATACTTGTCttctatttatatataattaactttacattttaaaaatccaattatataattattatttatgattaaatattaatattaaataaaagctGAAATAGAAAAGCAAACAAGGAGTAGTAGGAGGTTTTGACAAGAAGCGGCCATGGACGTGCCACGAAGCTGACCTCGTGGTCCGGCGTGGTGAATGAAGATCTAAAATACtatgagagaaagagggaatAGGATCGCCAGCAATGAAGAAAATGGATCTGTACAAGGTGCTGGGGGTGAATCGGAGCGCCACCaaagaagaaatcaaagaCGCGTTTCGAAAGCTGGCGGTGAAGTATCACCCGGACAAGCACTCCCAATCGCCGAAACCCGTCCGAGACTCCTCCCTCCTCAGGTTCAAGCAGGTCTCCGAGGCCTACGAAGTTCTCAGCGACGATCGCAAGCGCGCCCACTACAATctcacttcttcttcttcttcttcttcttataGTTATAATCATCGATACAGAACAGCCAGCCGCCGCGGCGGTGGCTATGGTTACGCTTCTTCCAATTCTTACTCTTATTCTTATAGTAATAACAAAAGTAATATCTGGCAGATTGAGCTTCGCTTTTTCTCTACGCGCGCCTTTCTTCTCAATCTCGCCTTTGCCGGGTAATTTCCTTGAATCTTTGAttgttgctttttttttcctttcccaaTCCCTAAATTGgtatcatttgttattttattttgaatttattttcttctgcTGACCCTTGCAGTGCTTTGTACGGTGGAATTGTTGCAATTGATGCCAGCAGAGAATCACTATGGAAAATGCATAATTCTGGGGTACGTGTATGACTTTAACAATTACTTAAGAATCCAAATACAAAGCTACAAACTTTACTTAAAACCAATCAAAATAAGATAAGGGTAAACccaaatttgagaaatataaTTCTAAGACTCATAAGCAACTGATAAAAGCCTCAACAAATAAGTATCATAGGAAGTAATCCCTTGGTTAGCTTCTTCTTTGTTCTGCATTATATACCTATATGAAGCTGTTAGCATCATTACTTAAACATTCTTAGTGCCTTATGGGAAGGTCAAGATTCAgctttcttgttgtttttaaGCATAATCTTAGGCATTTGATTTTGGATATGTTAGATGTGGCAGAATTGCAATGACTTGGACAAATGTTCATCTCTAGCCATGCCCATTTTATagctttttgtttatttattttcaaaagtgGTTATAGAGGATATACATGTCAAATTACTAACATATTCTTTCTAGTCATGGCTTTTGTTTATGACATTGTCTTGTATGGTCATATGACCGTGAATAAAGCCTtataattcatcataaaagTCTGAAAAACCAGACTCACTAAACCCTAAGTAACAGGAGATTACTTTTGAATAATAAGGCAATGGACTAAATTGCAATATGACCTGTAATGTTTTGCCTAAGGGCAATTTTTGGTTAGATTGGATGTGAAAAGATATTCAATATTTAGAAACTTGCTTCAGAACGTTactgattttaagttattattCAGAAATCATTTGAAGAAGCCATGGAGTCACTTGAGAAAGCCAAAGCACATAGAGATACGTAAGAAGACTATTGTTCAAACTCTGTCTGGATTCTGCTAGCTTGAGTTCCAATATTTTATCATGGTGTGTTGTTTCCACAATGTCGTGAGATCAAGAGCATTTCTGTACAGTTCCTTCTATTTAATCGTTCATACAGTGTTATTTACATCATAGTTTTCAGTGTATGATAGTATAAGTTATTGTAGTACAAGGTCAACTTCTCAAAAATGTAAACAAATGGTTGTATATGTTAATTGTTAAAGAAACGACCATGTCTAACTTCTCTGCTGCTGAACCACCATTATAACCAATTCTAGAAGAAGTTAATTCTATTGAAAATGAATCTTCCTCTTCCTTTGTACAACAGGCTACAGCACTATTATTGTTGTAGCATTCTCTTCCTTGTAATGCTAAcggtgaagaaaaagaagcgaAGAGCCTGCTGGCTCCTGTAAGTAAGACTTTTTTATGTACCATATGATAGAAATCGAATAAATTCAAGTTGGAGATTATATTTGAGTTTAGCTAATGTTgcttctgtttcttcttgtGCCATTTTGTTAAAAGACATATACGAGGGGGAACATAT from the Theobroma cacao cultivar B97-61/B2 chromosome 8, Criollo_cocoa_genome_V2, whole genome shotgun sequence genome contains:
- the LOC18592885 gene encoding chaperone protein dnaJ 72; this translates as MKKMDLYKVLGVNRSATKEEIKDAFRKLAVKYHPDKHSQSPKPVRDSSLLRFKQVSEAYEVLSDDRKRAHYNLTSSSSSSSYSYNHRYRTASRRGGGYGYASSNSYSYSYSNNKSNIWQIELRFFSTRAFLLNLAFAGALYGGIVAIDASRESLWKMHNSGKSFEEAMESLEKAKAHRDT